In a single window of the Micromonospora inositola genome:
- the glgX gene encoding glycogen debranching protein GlgX has product MQVWPGESYPLGATYDGMGTNFAIFSEVAERIELCLFDEWDTGAERRVELREVDAYVWHAYLPGIEPGQRYGYRVHGRYDPADGVRCNPHKLLLDPYAKAVDGEVSWDPAVYDYVLGEPDRMSEVDSAPFMPKSVVVNPYFDWGNDKPPRTPYHHSVIYEAHVRGLTMRHPDIPEELRGTYAAIASPVMIDYFKRLGVTAVELMPVHEFVHDHRLADLGLRNYWGYNTIGFFAPHHGYSALGRLGQQVQEFRGMVKALHAAGIEVILDVVYNHTAEGNHLGPTLSFKGVDTASYYRLSEEDRRYFVDYTGTGNSLNVRSPHSLQLIMDSLRYWVTEMHVDGFRFDLAATLAREFYEVDRLSTFFEVVQQDPVVSQVKLIAEPWDVGPGGYQVGNFPPQWTEWNGKYRDTVRDFWRGEPAILAEFASRISGSADLYQDDGRRPFHSINFVTCHDGFTLNDLVSYNDKHNEANGEENRDGESHNRSWNCGVEGETDDPAVLALRARQRRNVLATLMLSQGVPMIGHGDELGRTQHGNNNAYCQDSELAWVDWAPADEELLGFVQRLTDFRTRHQVFHRRRFFTGLPVGGRAAGSGLPDLAWYTPDGREMTGEDWGNDFGRSVALFVNGDGIPERGQYGQRHRDDSFLLLFNAHDAPLDFTLPGEEFGQRWELVISTAEPDPEKTTLVEAGDTVCVPDRSLLVLERTA; this is encoded by the coding sequence ATGCAGGTCTGGCCGGGCGAGAGCTATCCCCTGGGCGCCACCTACGACGGGATGGGGACCAACTTCGCGATCTTCTCCGAGGTCGCCGAGCGGATCGAGCTCTGCCTGTTTGACGAGTGGGACACCGGCGCCGAGCGCCGGGTCGAGCTGCGCGAGGTCGACGCGTACGTCTGGCACGCGTACCTCCCCGGGATCGAGCCGGGCCAGCGGTACGGCTACCGGGTCCACGGCCGGTACGACCCGGCCGACGGGGTGCGCTGCAACCCGCACAAGCTGCTGCTCGACCCGTACGCGAAGGCGGTCGACGGGGAGGTCTCCTGGGATCCGGCGGTCTACGACTACGTGCTGGGCGAGCCGGACCGGATGTCCGAGGTCGACTCGGCGCCGTTCATGCCGAAGTCGGTGGTGGTCAACCCGTACTTCGACTGGGGCAACGACAAGCCGCCGCGCACCCCGTACCACCACTCGGTGATCTACGAGGCGCACGTGCGCGGGCTGACCATGCGGCACCCGGACATCCCGGAGGAGCTGCGCGGCACGTACGCGGCGATCGCCTCACCTGTCATGATCGACTACTTCAAGCGGCTCGGGGTGACGGCGGTCGAGCTGATGCCGGTGCACGAGTTCGTGCACGACCACCGCCTGGCCGACCTGGGGCTGCGCAACTACTGGGGCTACAACACCATCGGCTTCTTCGCCCCGCACCACGGCTACTCCGCGCTGGGCCGGCTCGGCCAGCAGGTCCAGGAGTTCCGCGGCATGGTCAAGGCGCTGCACGCGGCCGGCATCGAGGTGATCCTCGACGTGGTCTACAACCACACCGCGGAGGGCAACCACCTGGGCCCGACGCTCAGCTTCAAGGGCGTGGACACCGCCAGCTACTACCGGCTCTCGGAAGAAGACCGGCGGTACTTCGTCGACTACACCGGCACCGGCAACAGCCTCAACGTGCGCAGCCCGCACTCGCTTCAGCTGATCATGGATTCGCTGCGCTACTGGGTGACCGAGATGCACGTCGACGGCTTCCGCTTCGACCTCGCCGCCACCCTGGCCCGCGAGTTCTACGAGGTCGACCGCCTCTCCACCTTCTTCGAGGTGGTGCAGCAGGACCCGGTGGTCAGCCAGGTCAAGCTGATCGCCGAGCCGTGGGACGTCGGCCCCGGCGGCTACCAGGTCGGCAACTTCCCGCCGCAGTGGACCGAGTGGAACGGCAAGTACCGGGACACCGTGCGGGACTTCTGGCGCGGCGAGCCGGCCATCCTCGCCGAGTTCGCCTCCCGCATCTCCGGCTCCGCCGACCTCTACCAGGACGACGGCCGCCGCCCGTTCCACAGCATCAACTTCGTCACCTGCCACGACGGCTTCACGCTGAACGACCTCGTGTCGTACAACGACAAGCACAACGAGGCCAACGGCGAGGAGAACCGGGACGGCGAGAGCCACAACCGGTCCTGGAACTGCGGGGTCGAGGGGGAGACCGACGACCCGGCAGTCCTGGCCCTGCGGGCCCGGCAGCGGCGCAACGTCCTGGCCACCCTGATGCTCTCCCAGGGTGTGCCGATGATCGGCCACGGCGACGAGCTGGGCCGCACCCAGCACGGCAACAACAACGCGTACTGCCAGGACAGCGAGCTCGCCTGGGTCGACTGGGCACCGGCCGACGAGGAGCTGCTCGGCTTCGTCCAGCGGCTCACCGACTTCCGCACCCGCCACCAGGTGTTCCACCGGCGCCGGTTCTTCACCGGGCTGCCGGTGGGCGGCCGGGCCGCCGGATCGGGCCTGCCCGACCTGGCCTGGTACACCCCCGACGGCCGGGAGATGACCGGCGAGGACTGGGGCAACGACTTCGGCCGCTCGGTGGCCCTCTTCGTCAACGGCGACGGCATCCCGGAGCGCGGCCAGTACGGCCAGCGCCACCGGGACGACTCGTTCCTGCTGCTGTTCAACGCGCACGACGCGCCACTGGACTTCACCCTGCCCGGGGAGGAGTTCGGGCAGCGGTGGGAGCTGGTGATCAGCACGGCGGAACCGGATCCGGAGAAGACCACCCTGGTGGAGGCGGGCGACACGGTCTGCGTACCCGACCGGTCCCTGCTGGTCCTGGAGAGGACGGCCTGA
- a CDS encoding glycosyltransferase family 4 protein, giving the protein MTTLRVGEQPATATDRTHRPTLTSRPQLPQQSPGPGVPPRTRRILMLSWEYPPVLVGGLGRHVHALSVALAAVGHEVTVVTRHADSAPLEEYADGVRIVRAAEDPVTFPLATGSLLAWTMAFNHTLTRAALRAAESGSYDVIHAHDWLVAHTAMTLREHLDVPLVSTIHATEAGRHQGWLPEEMNRTIHGVEQWLAAESGRVIVCSGYMRDEVTALFGVPPARVDVVPNGVEPQRWRAPAAAVAAARARFAGDGPLVTFAGRLVYEKGVQHLLAGLPRLRERHPGLRAVIVGDGPYKPALEAEVHRLGLAGAVSMPGFLGGTDLPAVMAASDCFAVPSIYEPFGMVALEGAAAGAPLAVARTGGLAEIVEPGVTGMTFAPQDPDGLSEAVHALLSDRERARALARRARTMVHEQYGWSAIAARTATTYAAAIAKDPQFTADRAEQRMTLGPVLPPLPEGNLLAAAGLR; this is encoded by the coding sequence GTGACCACCCTGCGGGTCGGCGAGCAGCCCGCCACCGCCACGGACCGGACCCACCGGCCCACCCTGACCTCCCGGCCCCAGCTCCCGCAGCAGAGCCCCGGTCCCGGCGTGCCCCCGCGGACCCGCCGCATCCTGATGCTCTCCTGGGAGTACCCGCCGGTGCTGGTCGGCGGGCTCGGCCGACACGTGCACGCCCTGTCGGTCGCCCTGGCCGCCGTCGGCCACGAGGTCACCGTCGTCACCCGGCACGCCGACAGCGCCCCCCTGGAGGAGTACGCCGACGGCGTCCGGATCGTCCGCGCCGCCGAGGACCCGGTCACCTTCCCGCTCGCCACCGGCTCCCTGCTGGCCTGGACGATGGCGTTCAACCACACGCTGACCCGGGCCGCCCTGCGGGCCGCCGAGTCCGGCTCGTACGACGTCATCCACGCCCATGACTGGCTGGTCGCGCACACCGCCATGACCCTGCGCGAGCACCTGGACGTGCCGCTGGTCAGCACCATCCACGCCACCGAGGCCGGCCGGCACCAGGGCTGGCTGCCGGAGGAGATGAACCGCACCATCCACGGCGTCGAGCAGTGGCTGGCCGCCGAGTCCGGCCGGGTGATCGTCTGCTCCGGGTACATGCGCGACGAGGTGACCGCCCTCTTCGGCGTGCCGCCCGCGCGGGTCGACGTGGTGCCCAACGGCGTCGAGCCGCAGCGCTGGCGGGCGCCGGCGGCCGCGGTCGCCGCCGCCCGGGCCCGGTTCGCCGGTGACGGCCCGCTGGTCACCTTCGCCGGCCGGCTGGTCTACGAGAAGGGCGTGCAGCACCTGCTCGCCGGCCTGCCCCGGCTACGCGAGCGGCACCCCGGACTGCGCGCGGTGATCGTCGGCGACGGGCCGTACAAGCCGGCCCTCGAGGCCGAGGTGCACCGGCTCGGCCTGGCCGGCGCGGTGAGCATGCCCGGCTTCCTCGGCGGGACCGACCTGCCCGCGGTGATGGCCGCCTCGGACTGCTTCGCGGTGCCGAGCATCTACGAGCCGTTCGGCATGGTGGCCCTGGAGGGCGCCGCGGCCGGTGCGCCCCTGGCGGTGGCGCGCACCGGCGGGCTCGCCGAGATCGTCGAGCCCGGGGTGACCGGGATGACCTTCGCCCCCCAGGACCCGGACGGGCTGAGCGAGGCGGTGCACGCGCTGCTGTCGGACCGGGAGCGGGCGCGCGCGCTGGCCCGCCGCGCCCGCACCATGGTCCACGAGCAGTACGGCTGGTCGGCCATCGCCGCCCGCACCGCCACCACCTACGCCGCCGCGATCGCGAAGGACCCCCAGTTCACCGCCGACCGCGCCGAGCAGCGGATGACCCTGGGCCCCGTCCTGCCCCCGCTGCCGGAGGGCAACCTGCTCGCCGCAGCCGGCCTGCGCTGA
- a CDS encoding citrate synthase, translated as MTEVKLDHPGGQLSMPVQSAVEGPAGIGVSHLLKETGMTTYDPGFVNTASCSSAITYIDGDAGILRYRGYPIEQLAAKSSFLEVSYLLIYGELPTQQELTEFSERIRRHSLLHEEMRRFFDGFPRDAHPMAVLSSAVSAISTFYQDSLDPFDSQHVEMSTVRLMAKVPTIASYAYKKSIGQPLLYPDNSLGYVENFLRMTFGVPAEPYEVDPVMARVLDMLFILHADHEQNCSTSTVRLVGSSNANLFASVSAGVNALFGPLHGGANQAVLEMLQKIHADGDDVRSFVQKVKDKQTGVKLMGFGHRVYKNYDPRAAIVKKAAQDVLGRMAKPDPLLDLAMELEEIALADDFFVSRRLYPNVDFYTGLIYKAMGFPTKMFTVLFALGRLPGWIAQWREMINDPETKIGRPRQIYTGYPERDYPPAAER; from the coding sequence ATGACGGAAGTCAAGCTCGACCACCCCGGTGGGCAGCTGTCGATGCCGGTCCAGTCCGCGGTCGAGGGCCCCGCCGGCATCGGGGTGAGCCACCTGCTCAAGGAAACCGGCATGACCACCTACGACCCCGGTTTCGTCAACACCGCGTCCTGCTCGTCCGCGATCACCTATATCGACGGTGACGCGGGCATCCTGCGGTACCGCGGGTACCCGATCGAGCAGCTGGCCGCGAAGTCCTCCTTCCTGGAGGTCTCCTACCTGCTGATCTACGGCGAGTTGCCGACCCAGCAGGAGCTGACCGAGTTCAGCGAGCGGATCCGCCGGCACTCGCTGCTGCACGAGGAGATGCGCCGCTTCTTCGACGGCTTCCCGCGCGACGCCCACCCGATGGCCGTGCTGTCGTCGGCGGTCAGCGCCATCTCCACCTTCTACCAGGACAGCCTGGACCCGTTCGACTCCCAGCACGTGGAGATGTCCACGGTCCGGCTGATGGCGAAGGTCCCCACCATCGCCTCGTACGCCTACAAGAAGTCGATCGGGCAGCCGCTGCTGTACCCGGACAACTCGCTGGGCTACGTGGAGAATTTCCTCCGGATGACCTTCGGCGTCCCGGCGGAGCCGTACGAGGTCGACCCGGTGATGGCCCGCGTGCTGGACATGCTGTTCATCCTGCACGCCGACCACGAGCAGAACTGCTCCACCTCGACCGTGCGGCTGGTCGGTTCCAGCAACGCCAACCTCTTCGCCTCGGTCTCGGCCGGCGTGAACGCCCTCTTCGGCCCGCTGCACGGCGGCGCCAACCAGGCCGTGCTGGAGATGCTGCAGAAGATCCACGCCGACGGCGACGACGTCCGCTCCTTCGTGCAGAAGGTGAAGGACAAGCAGACCGGCGTGAAGCTGATGGGCTTCGGCCACCGGGTCTACAAGAACTACGACCCGCGCGCCGCCATCGTCAAGAAGGCCGCGCAGGACGTGCTGGGCCGGATGGCCAAGCCGGACCCCCTGCTGGACCTCGCGATGGAGCTGGAGGAGATCGCCCTCGCCGACGACTTCTTCGTCTCCCGGCGGCTCTACCCGAACGTGGACTTCTACACCGGCCTGATCTACAAGGCCATGGGCTTCCCCACGAAGATGTTCACGGTGCTCTTCGCCCTGGGCCGGCTGCCCGGCTGGATCGCCCAGTGGCGCGAGATGATCAACGACCCGGAGACCAAGATCGGCCGCCCGCGGCAGATCTACACCGGCTACCCGGAGCGCGACTACCCTCCGGCCGCGGAGCGCTGA
- a CDS encoding sulfatase-like hydrolase/transferase gives MAEGTLAPPDVRPVPSAPAGPGRPWRAELGRLLEVVGLVGLVVTQPLLDVLGRSPDFFVFHRAGRGDILLLVALIAIVPTLAFALLGAVSLVVGRATRAAVHSLLVGLLLAALAVQVGRHGTPLRGVPLLLVAALAGALGTAANRRWRVPGRVLRVAALGPPVFVGLFLFASPASAVVLPRAHAGAAGVAGPGAHPPVVMIVLDELPVVSLLGPDGKIDAARYPHFAELAQGSTWYRNATGVSGWTPYALPAMLTGRYPAEPLAPHYSQYPNNLFTALGGLYDVRAEESITRLCPPSRCEQPVMPERGLGVLVQESGRLLRQVTAPVDSRVDPEDSYRELTRAQAGLDAAEPVPADPKFRWDTLNDNQPARFTSFLAGLRPSSRPTLHFLHLLMPHPPWAYLPSGEHYAAPDDLPNDGAGWVDLARQRHLAQLAYTDRLIGETLRTLRATGLYDQALVLVTADHGVSFTRDWQGRGMDAINHAADQVAWVPMFVKEPGQRAGRVDDRNWEHVDLLPTIADETHVKVPWRMDGRSARQAPRERPDKRFYDRPGQPVTITGGVPSPPARPAPSPLIGTRVGERPAGGTAKVANLAAFRAVDPAHGELPALVWGTVPAAVPDGTMLAVAVNGTIGAVVPVVPPDPGGRRFAALLPDDRLFTVGANRLDVYQVGAGGALRRLALA, from the coding sequence GTGGCTGAGGGCACGCTCGCGCCGCCCGACGTCCGACCCGTGCCGTCCGCCCCGGCGGGGCCGGGTCGGCCCTGGCGGGCGGAGCTGGGCCGGCTGCTCGAAGTGGTCGGCCTGGTCGGGCTGGTGGTCACCCAGCCGCTGCTGGACGTGCTCGGCCGCAGCCCCGACTTCTTCGTGTTCCACCGCGCCGGGCGGGGCGACATCCTGCTCCTGGTGGCCCTGATCGCGATCGTGCCGACCCTGGCGTTCGCGCTGCTCGGCGCGGTCAGCCTGGTCGTCGGGCGGGCCACCCGGGCGGCGGTGCACAGCCTGCTCGTCGGGCTGCTGCTGGCCGCCCTCGCCGTCCAGGTCGGGCGGCACGGCACGCCGCTGCGGGGCGTACCGCTGCTGCTGGTCGCCGCCCTGGCCGGCGCGCTCGGGACGGCCGCGAACCGGCGCTGGCGGGTGCCCGGCCGGGTGCTGCGGGTGGCGGCGCTCGGGCCGCCGGTCTTCGTCGGCCTGTTCCTCTTCGCCTCGCCGGCCTCAGCGGTGGTGCTGCCTCGGGCGCACGCCGGCGCCGCCGGGGTGGCCGGCCCGGGCGCCCACCCGCCGGTGGTCATGATCGTCCTGGACGAACTGCCGGTGGTCTCGCTGCTCGGCCCGGACGGGAAGATCGACGCGGCCCGCTACCCGCACTTCGCCGAGCTGGCCCAGGGTTCCACCTGGTACCGCAACGCCACCGGGGTCAGCGGCTGGACCCCATACGCGCTGCCGGCCATGCTCACCGGCCGCTACCCGGCCGAGCCGCTCGCCCCGCACTACTCGCAGTACCCGAACAACCTCTTCACCGCCCTCGGCGGCCTGTACGACGTCAGGGCGGAGGAGAGCATCACCCGGCTCTGCCCGCCCAGCCGCTGCGAGCAGCCGGTCATGCCGGAGCGGGGACTCGGCGTGCTGGTCCAGGAGAGTGGCCGGCTGCTGCGCCAGGTGACCGCCCCGGTGGACAGCCGGGTCGACCCGGAGGACTCCTACCGCGAGCTGACCCGCGCCCAGGCCGGCCTGGACGCCGCCGAGCCGGTGCCGGCCGACCCGAAGTTCCGCTGGGACACCCTCAACGACAACCAGCCGGCCCGGTTCACCAGCTTCCTGGCCGGGCTGCGCCCGTCGTCCCGCCCCACCCTGCACTTCCTGCACCTGCTGATGCCGCACCCGCCGTGGGCGTACCTGCCGTCGGGAGAGCACTACGCGGCGCCGGACGACCTGCCCAACGACGGCGCCGGCTGGGTGGACCTGGCCCGGCAGCGGCACCTCGCCCAGCTCGCCTACACCGACCGGCTGATCGGCGAGACGCTGCGCACGCTGCGCGCCACCGGGCTCTACGACCAGGCCCTCGTCCTGGTCACCGCCGACCACGGGGTGAGCTTCACGAGGGACTGGCAGGGCCGCGGGATGGACGCGATCAACCACGCCGCCGACCAGGTCGCCTGGGTGCCGATGTTCGTCAAGGAACCCGGCCAGCGCGCCGGCCGGGTGGACGACCGCAACTGGGAGCACGTCGACCTGCTGCCCACCATCGCCGACGAGACCCACGTGAAGGTCCCCTGGCGGATGGACGGCCGGTCCGCCCGGCAGGCCCCGCGCGAGCGCCCCGACAAGCGCTTCTACGACCGCCCGGGCCAGCCGGTGACGATCACCGGCGGGGTGCCGTCGCCGCCGGCCAGGCCGGCCCCGAGCCCGCTGATCGGCACCCGGGTGGGGGAGCGGCCGGCCGGCGGTACGGCGAAGGTGGCGAACCTCGCCGCGTTCCGTGCCGTCGACCCGGCCCACGGCGAGCTGCCGGCCCTGGTCTGGGGGACCGTGCCCGCCGCCGTGCCGGACGGGACGATGCTGGCGGTGGCGGTCAACGGCACGATCGGCGCGGTCGTCCCGGTCGTGCCGCCCGACCCGGGCGGCCGGCGGTTCGCGGCGCTGCTGCCCGACGACCGGCTCTTCACCGTTGGCGCCAACCGCCTCGACGTCTACCAGGTGGGCGCCGGCGGCGCGCTGCGTCGGCTCGCCCTCGCCTGA
- a CDS encoding methyltransferase domain-containing protein — translation MARPDTGLRADPGSFRDPTNRVFHRDGEVLRGLDHRATADWRALAATGFFRDLLAEGKVCGTEEVTATPPWSAVLRHQRIPFVSHPYEWSFGMLRDAALLHLEILRAALDHGFTTKDGSAYNLQWRGAAPVFIDVGSFEPLREGEPWAGYRQFCQTLLYPLLLQAHLGVDFQPWLRARVDGLEPDQMRRFFGGARRLLPGVLTHVHLHGAMQQRHARSTTTDVRAQLRDAGYSRELAAATVRGIEKLVRRLDRPPGGSHWSDYQRTCGYSAQDRLAKERFVEEAVADAGSPPLVLDLGANDGRYARIAARHARYVVAIEQDPAVVDALYRALRAEGERRILPLVMDLADPSPGGGWRGVERAGFADRTRAEVVLALAVVHHLAIGRNVPLVEVVDQLAGLGEPGAALVVEFVHPEDPMARRLLANKPDGLFPDYRRDVFERLLAARCRIIRRAALPSGTRTLYQAVVGG, via the coding sequence ATGGCCCGCCCCGACACCGGCCTCCGGGCCGACCCCGGATCCTTCCGGGACCCGACCAACCGGGTCTTCCACCGCGACGGCGAGGTGCTGCGCGGTCTCGACCACCGGGCGACCGCGGACTGGCGGGCCCTGGCGGCCACCGGCTTCTTCCGCGACCTGCTGGCCGAGGGAAAGGTGTGCGGCACCGAGGAGGTCACCGCCACGCCGCCCTGGTCCGCCGTGCTGCGGCACCAGCGGATCCCCTTCGTCTCGCACCCCTACGAGTGGTCGTTCGGGATGCTGCGGGACGCCGCGCTGCTGCACCTGGAGATCCTGCGCGCCGCGCTCGACCACGGATTCACCACCAAGGACGGCTCGGCGTACAACCTCCAGTGGCGGGGCGCCGCGCCGGTCTTCATCGACGTCGGCTCCTTCGAGCCGCTCCGCGAGGGCGAGCCGTGGGCCGGGTACCGGCAGTTCTGCCAGACCCTGCTCTACCCGCTGCTGCTCCAGGCCCACCTCGGCGTGGACTTCCAGCCCTGGCTGCGCGCCCGGGTCGACGGCCTCGAACCGGACCAGATGCGCCGGTTCTTCGGGGGCGCCCGCCGGCTGCTGCCCGGCGTGCTCACTCACGTGCACCTGCACGGCGCGATGCAGCAGCGGCACGCCCGCTCCACCACCACCGACGTGCGGGCCCAACTGCGCGACGCCGGGTACTCGCGGGAGCTGGCGGCGGCGACCGTACGCGGTATCGAGAAGCTGGTCCGCCGGCTGGATCGCCCGCCGGGCGGGAGCCACTGGTCGGACTACCAGCGCACCTGCGGCTACTCGGCCCAGGACCGGCTGGCCAAGGAGCGGTTCGTGGAGGAGGCGGTGGCCGACGCGGGCAGCCCGCCGCTGGTGCTCGACCTGGGCGCCAACGACGGCCGGTACGCCCGGATCGCCGCCCGGCACGCCCGGTACGTGGTCGCGATCGAGCAGGACCCGGCGGTGGTCGACGCGCTCTACCGGGCGCTGCGGGCCGAGGGGGAGCGGCGGATCCTGCCGCTGGTGATGGACCTGGCCGACCCCTCGCCCGGCGGTGGCTGGCGTGGCGTCGAGCGGGCCGGCTTCGCCGACCGGACCCGAGCCGAGGTGGTGCTCGCCCTGGCCGTGGTGCACCACCTGGCGATCGGGCGGAACGTGCCACTGGTGGAGGTGGTCGACCAGCTCGCCGGGCTGGGCGAGCCCGGTGCGGCGCTGGTGGTGGAGTTCGTCCACCCCGAGGACCCGATGGCCCGCCGGCTGCTGGCCAACAAGCCGGACGGGCTCTTCCCCGACTACCGCCGGGACGTCTTCGAGCGGCTGCTCGCGGCGCGCTGCCGGATCATCCGGCGCGCGGCGCTGCCCTCCGGCACCCGGACGCTCTACCAGGCGGTGGTGGGTGGCTGA
- a CDS encoding VOC family protein, giving the protein MTPHFDLIGMAVTEMARTLDFYRRLGVPVPAGAEREPHVEVTLAGGVRLAWDAVDMIRTFDPDFAPPTGSPRVNLAFRCADPAEVDRWYKELTGAGFHGHLPPWDAQWGQRYAVLHDPDGNGVDLFAPLAAD; this is encoded by the coding sequence ATGACACCTCACTTCGACCTCATCGGCATGGCGGTCACCGAGATGGCGCGGACGCTCGACTTCTACCGGCGGCTGGGGGTGCCGGTCCCGGCCGGCGCCGAGCGCGAACCGCACGTGGAGGTGACCCTGGCCGGCGGCGTCCGGCTGGCCTGGGACGCCGTCGACATGATCCGCACCTTCGACCCGGACTTCGCGCCGCCCACCGGCAGCCCCCGGGTGAACCTGGCGTTCCGTTGCGCCGACCCGGCCGAGGTCGACCGGTGGTACAAGGAGCTGACCGGAGCCGGGTTCCACGGCCACCTGCCGCCGTGGGACGCCCAGTGGGGGCAGCGGTACGCCGTCCTGCACGACCCCGACGGCAACGGGGTGGACCTGTTCGCGCCGCTGGCCGCCGACTGA
- a CDS encoding helix-turn-helix domain-containing protein yields the protein MYRERAAIGIPGAVVWHSVAEGGASTRVLPDGCVDLLWSSRAGLLVAGPDRVAHLSASSPRERWVGLRLPPGTGPAVLGVPADEVRDQRVPLADLWGPATGALADRIDAARSSAERPARRSGSLRGVHPIGADAADVELIAVALTAVAVARLRAVGGPDPLGARVAARLADGVTVGAAAAEVGLGERALRRRCQPLFGYGPKTLARILRMRRALALARAGTPLAEVAARAGYADQAHLTREVRDLAGVPPTRLLRG from the coding sequence ATGTACCGGGAGCGGGCCGCGATCGGGATCCCCGGGGCGGTGGTGTGGCACAGCGTCGCCGAGGGCGGGGCGTCGACCCGGGTGCTGCCGGACGGCTGCGTCGACCTGCTCTGGTCCAGCCGGGCCGGGCTGCTGGTCGCCGGGCCGGATCGGGTCGCCCACCTCTCCGCCAGCTCGCCGCGGGAGCGGTGGGTCGGACTGCGGCTGCCACCCGGCACCGGCCCGGCCGTCCTCGGGGTGCCCGCCGACGAGGTGCGTGACCAGCGCGTCCCGCTGGCCGACCTGTGGGGGCCGGCCACGGGCGCGCTGGCCGACCGGATCGACGCGGCACGGTCGTCGGCAGAGCGGCCCGCCCGCCGCTCCGGTTCGTTGCGCGGCGTCCATCCGATCGGCGCGGACGCCGCCGACGTCGAGCTGATCGCCGTCGCCCTGACGGCGGTCGCGGTCGCGCGGCTGCGCGCCGTCGGCGGCCCGGACCCGCTCGGCGCGCGGGTCGCCGCCCGACTGGCGGACGGCGTCACGGTGGGCGCCGCGGCCGCCGAGGTCGGCCTGGGCGAGCGCGCGCTGCGCCGCCGCTGCCAGCCCCTCTTCGGGTACGGCCCGAAGACCCTCGCCCGCATCCTCCGGATGCGCCGCGCCCTCGCGCTGGCCCGGGCCGGTACGCCGCTGGCCGAGGTGGCCGCCCGCGCCGGCTACGCCGACCAGGCCCACCTCACCCGGGAGGTCCGCGACCTGGCCGGCGTGCCCCCGACCCGGCTGCTGAGGGGCTGA